In Treponema primitia ZAS-2, a genomic segment contains:
- a CDS encoding type II toxin-antitoxin system RelB/DinJ family antitoxin, whose amino-acid sequence MTNAKSNVNVKIDKSIKAQAVDLLSRMGIDQTTAIEMFYRKIIVERRLPFQPEPLPTPDEKLIKALQNRKMQIVELESDGKGNIIIDKEKTPELYDWGVNG is encoded by the coding sequence ATGACTAACGCAAAGTCAAACGTAAACGTCAAGATTGATAAGAGCATAAAGGCTCAGGCCGTTGATTTACTTTCAAGGATGGGGATTGACCAGACGACAGCAATCGAGATGTTCTATCGTAAAATTATTGTAGAACGCCGTTTACCCTTTCAGCCCGAACCTTTACCGACCCCCGACGAAAAACTAATCAAAGCCTTACAAAACAGGAAAATGCAAATAGTTGAACTTGAATCAGACGGTAAGGGCAATATCATTATCGATAAAGAGAAAACCCCCGAACTTTACGACTGGGGAGTAAATGGCTAA
- a CDS encoding GmrSD restriction endonuclease domain-containing protein has product MKNPLSIFELLCNDSIKYSIPLYQRNFSWTDREISQLLIDILDSIKEERKQYYIGTLVICKNGDKFSIIDGQQRFTAILLISLAIQNKYSNIEKFVEKINLSFEARQKSDLTIKKLLVNEIVNDTKDNELLRGYQDTLDALKEFVGKDDYVNINMKDFYNYLFHKVTIFINEMPENTNVNLYFERFNSRGEQLESHEIIKAELMQKLVDEKTDMLTIQKFAKIWDACSELETPCIKFFRKKIKGADPNDEREKVFNCQWDDYTPGSNSWRYGYDIADVYKNIHVNNENKKSILSVLENGIDPHAIDTVNDGNESATNDETDRYRCIINFDTLLYYVLYISDGKEVDEVQLDDKKLQKSFKVSSRNSEWILKFGENLLKIKFIFDSFIIRTSLENTHGLKEGQWFLRKAHRIDKNEKTRGHLYVQTQFDKISFDERNDEIIMLQSMFAVTFTAYKDTRWLFSTVKYLYENAKNLNSPAFSHNFHGFLEKLSKQYAKKRICNEAGQTDKSKLRYNNGVPIFAFNLMDYVLWKKRSNLRPMYKEVNFNDFEFTYRRSIEHWYPQNPDENVGYNKMNDDLLHSFGNLCNVVASQNSAFGNLYPPAKLNQWQHIFASQSLKLQIMAILTKKLNGWDESKTNEIRNAETEMITWLNQYMQS; this is encoded by the coding sequence ATGAAAAATCCTTTATCCATATTTGAGTTACTGTGTAATGACAGCATAAAATACAGTATTCCACTTTACCAAAGAAATTTTTCCTGGACAGATCGTGAGATATCGCAGCTACTAATTGATATTCTCGATTCCATAAAAGAAGAAAGGAAGCAATATTATATAGGCACATTAGTAATTTGTAAAAATGGTGATAAATTTTCAATTATTGATGGCCAACAAAGATTTACTGCTATATTATTAATTTCTTTGGCAATACAAAATAAATATTCTAATATTGAAAAATTTGTTGAAAAAATCAATCTTTCCTTTGAAGCAAGGCAAAAATCAGATTTAACGATTAAAAAGCTACTTGTCAATGAAATAGTTAACGATACCAAAGATAACGAGTTATTAAGAGGTTATCAGGATACATTGGATGCATTGAAAGAATTTGTCGGAAAAGATGATTACGTCAATATCAATATGAAAGATTTTTATAATTATTTGTTTCATAAAGTGACAATATTTATTAACGAAATGCCGGAAAATACGAATGTAAATTTGTATTTTGAGCGATTCAACTCCCGGGGCGAACAATTAGAATCCCATGAAATAATCAAAGCCGAGCTTATGCAAAAGCTTGTTGACGAAAAGACGGACATGTTGACCATTCAAAAATTTGCCAAAATTTGGGACGCTTGTTCAGAGCTTGAAACTCCGTGCATAAAATTCTTTAGAAAGAAAATAAAGGGCGCCGATCCCAATGACGAACGCGAAAAAGTATTCAATTGTCAATGGGATGACTATACGCCTGGCAGCAACAGCTGGCGCTATGGTTATGATATTGCTGATGTTTACAAAAATATTCACGTAAATAATGAGAATAAAAAATCCATATTGAGTGTACTGGAAAACGGCATCGACCCTCATGCTATCGATACGGTAAATGATGGGAATGAATCAGCAACAAACGATGAAACAGACAGATACCGATGTATCATAAACTTTGATACCTTATTATATTATGTCTTATATATTTCTGATGGCAAGGAAGTGGACGAAGTCCAACTTGATGATAAAAAATTACAAAAATCATTTAAAGTTTCTTCGCGAAACAGTGAATGGATATTAAAATTTGGTGAAAACCTTCTAAAGATTAAATTCATTTTTGACAGTTTTATTATCCGAACTTCATTAGAAAATACGCATGGCTTAAAAGAAGGACAATGGTTTTTACGTAAGGCGCATAGAATCGATAAAAACGAAAAAACAAGGGGACATCTTTATGTTCAAACCCAATTTGATAAAATTTCTTTTGACGAACGAAATGATGAAATAATAATGTTACAGAGTATGTTTGCTGTAACCTTTACGGCTTACAAAGATACGAGGTGGCTTTTTTCAACAGTGAAATACTTATATGAAAATGCCAAAAATTTGAATAGCCCTGCTTTTTCACATAATTTCCATGGATTTCTGGAAAAATTATCAAAACAATATGCAAAAAAAAGAATTTGCAATGAAGCTGGGCAGACAGACAAAAGCAAACTTAGGTATAACAATGGGGTTCCGATATTTGCATTTAACTTGATGGATTATGTTTTGTGGAAAAAAAGAAGCAACTTAAGACCAATGTACAAAGAAGTTAATTTTAATGATTTTGAATTTACATACAGGCGTTCGATTGAACATTGGTATCCGCAAAATCCGGACGAAAATGTTGGTTACAACAAAATGAATGATGACTTATTGCATTCATTTGGCAACTTGTGTAATGTCGTAGCAAGTCAAAATTCTGCTTTTGGAAATCTCTATCCCCCGGCGAAACTTAATCAATGGCAGCATATATTCGCGTCACAGAGTTTGAAACTTCAAATAATGGCGATACTAACAAAAAAATTGAATGGATGGGATGAAAGTAAAACCAATGAAATTAGAAATGCTGAAACCGAAATGATTACATGGTTGAATCAATATATGCAAAGTTAG
- a CDS encoding DUF262 domain-containing protein, with amino-acid sequence METKTEVTVSIKSIDEILQERNLKIPDYQRPYKWERSHIRNLFYDIRETISKGINEYRIGSIILHAKDKNNLEIVDGQQRLLSISLLYFYLNEKKSLPQGVANLLSNQFVEISLLHAKENFNEWKSLCDLIKANEQKHLFSYIKNNCKVSVIEMPGNNLSEAFQLFDSQNNRGKSLDPHDLLKAYHLRSINRPSEQTIKKWELFINDEIFPLKELFNKHLFRIRHWSNGDTGITRKKHGSELRFSERFIDDFKGVSLVNESYPYLYLYEKLKENNIDFPNSLNMPIIDGEAFFRYIEYAYSLFYENFYKRNKLCDKLSDNIRNHIFESGNNKFTRNINLYVNLLTLFIDRFGEQYVDKEVSEITFVWAFYPRVIAKLIYDSTIANYASGGMFQRKPGYQKMFQVLMSAVTPRGFVANINTDILNNFTADGIIQKLMEGDKK; translated from the coding sequence ATGGAAACAAAAACAGAAGTTACAGTCAGCATTAAATCAATAGATGAGATTTTACAAGAACGTAATTTAAAAATACCTGATTATCAAAGACCATATAAATGGGAACGTAGTCATATTCGCAACCTTTTTTATGATATCAGAGAAACGATTAGCAAAGGTATCAATGAATACAGAATTGGTTCAATAATTCTGCACGCCAAAGACAAGAACAATCTTGAAATTGTTGATGGACAGCAGCGACTATTGTCAATATCGTTATTATATTTTTATCTTAATGAAAAAAAATCTTTACCACAGGGAGTAGCCAACCTTTTGAGTAATCAGTTTGTTGAAATTTCGCTTTTACATGCAAAGGAAAATTTCAATGAATGGAAATCATTGTGTGATTTAATTAAAGCCAATGAACAAAAGCATCTTTTTTCCTACATTAAAAATAATTGTAAGGTTTCAGTAATAGAAATGCCTGGCAATAATCTATCCGAAGCGTTCCAGCTTTTTGATTCTCAAAACAACCGGGGCAAATCACTTGATCCGCATGATTTATTAAAGGCTTACCATCTAAGATCAATAAATCGCCCGAGTGAACAGACAATTAAAAAGTGGGAACTATTTATAAATGATGAAATTTTTCCTCTAAAAGAATTATTTAATAAGCATTTATTCAGGATCAGACACTGGTCAAACGGCGATACAGGAATAACCAGGAAAAAGCATGGCAGTGAGTTAAGGTTTAGCGAACGGTTTATTGACGATTTTAAAGGGGTTTCTCTTGTCAATGAATCATATCCTTATCTATACCTATATGAGAAACTAAAAGAAAATAATATTGACTTCCCAAATTCATTAAATATGCCTATTATTGACGGTGAAGCATTTTTCAGGTATATTGAATATGCGTACAGTTTGTTTTATGAAAATTTTTATAAACGCAATAAACTTTGTGATAAATTAAGCGATAACATAAGAAACCATATTTTTGAAAGCGGCAATAATAAATTTACAAGGAATATTAACCTTTATGTCAATTTACTCACATTGTTCATCGATAGATTCGGTGAACAATATGTTGACAAAGAGGTTTCCGAAATAACTTTTGTTTGGGCATTTTACCCCAGGGTAATAGCAAAATTAATATATGATTCTACAATCGCCAACTATGCATCCGGAGGGATGTTCCAGCGCAAGCCAGGATATCAAAAGATGTTTCAGGTTCTTATGTCGGCGGTAACCCCGCGAGGGTTTGTAGCAAATATTAATACAGATATCTTAAATAATTTTACTGCTGATGGAATTATTCAAAAGCTTATGGAAGGAGACAAAAAATGA
- a CDS encoding formylglycine-generating enzyme family protein, whose amino-acid sequence MAKKTFAIFLTAGILTAWYPGVMWGGGQGDYSTPANYAEWAGNAAPYQTTSRNLAGSGDTLGIGVDTRNEIAGRREWVEKLNQCDNYVANYIQNTPLPTYLVYSTELGMGEIDWDRETRALSFRIALYPDKNWAAPIQRAVNEVYAGLAATGKASAWELLWPGKTAAGGESPARAEVKREYLTAIELVNESGQVIGNQSVSLTAGWKTGIGSQYAEHAEVASASDYLFPRVVAKSTQTAKTVTFPYVDAQKITGKLSIRIARLNGRSAETAARENGVHILTETNYARILEQQLNMKSVSGGTFMMGGTEKDEQPRRRETVAGFYMGKYEVTEGEYNTFLSATGRRGADNHNSDDVPVSVNWFDAVRYCNWLSEMTGRRPAYTINRDNVTWNQNADGFRLPTEAEWEYACRAGTTTAYSFGASISESQANYNGEYGRRKAGLWGRMPVGSFAPNPWGFYDMHGNVWEWCWDAKGMQRAERGGDYLSWGEYLRSAFRNWSNPTNGAGFRIVSSARTMG is encoded by the coding sequence ATGGCAAAAAAAACTTTCGCTATCTTTTTAACTGCGGGCATATTGACCGCCTGGTATCCCGGTGTTATGTGGGGCGGCGGCCAGGGGGACTACTCAACGCCTGCGAACTATGCCGAATGGGCAGGAAACGCGGCGCCTTACCAAACGACCTCCCGCAACCTTGCAGGGAGCGGCGACACTTTGGGTATCGGAGTGGACACCAGGAACGAAATCGCCGGGCGCAGGGAGTGGGTGGAAAAGCTCAACCAGTGCGATAATTACGTGGCAAATTATATACAGAACACGCCGCTGCCTACCTACCTGGTGTACTCTACCGAGCTGGGGATGGGCGAAATTGACTGGGACCGGGAAACTCGCGCCCTCAGTTTCAGGATAGCCTTGTATCCTGACAAAAACTGGGCCGCACCCATACAGAGGGCGGTGAACGAGGTTTACGCAGGGCTTGCCGCCACAGGCAAGGCTTCAGCCTGGGAGCTTCTCTGGCCGGGAAAGACCGCTGCAGGGGGCGAGTCTCCTGCCAGGGCGGAAGTAAAACGCGAATACCTCACTGCCATTGAACTGGTAAATGAGAGCGGACAGGTGATAGGAAATCAGTCGGTATCCCTCACAGCGGGCTGGAAGACCGGAATCGGCAGCCAGTATGCGGAACATGCAGAAGTCGCAAGCGCAAGCGACTACCTATTTCCCCGGGTGGTTGCAAAAAGTACCCAAACCGCTAAAACCGTCACCTTTCCCTACGTGGACGCACAAAAAATCACCGGCAAACTTAGCATCAGAATTGCACGGCTCAACGGGAGGAGCGCGGAAACTGCGGCGCGGGAAAATGGGGTACACATTTTAACGGAAACCAATTACGCCCGTATTCTTGAGCAGCAGCTCAACATGAAAAGTGTCAGTGGCGGGACCTTTATGATGGGAGGCACGGAAAAGGACGAACAGCCCCGGCGCCGGGAAACCGTAGCAGGTTTTTACATGGGGAAGTACGAGGTAACGGAAGGAGAATACAATACTTTCTTAAGCGCCACCGGGCGCAGGGGAGCGGATAATCATAACAGTGATGATGTGCCCGTTTCCGTAAACTGGTTTGATGCGGTACGGTATTGTAACTGGCTTAGTGAGATGACCGGACGGAGACCGGCGTATACGATAAACCGGGACAACGTCACCTGGAACCAAAATGCCGACGGCTTCCGGCTACCCACAGAAGCGGAATGGGAATACGCCTGCCGGGCCGGGACTACCACAGCGTACAGCTTCGGCGCCTCAATTTCCGAAAGTCAGGCGAATTATAACGGAGAATACGGACGACGCAAGGCCGGATTATGGGGGCGGATGCCCGTGGGGAGCTTCGCGCCGAATCCCTGGGGGTTCTACGATATGCACGGGAATGTATGGGAGTGGTGCTGGGATGCTAAGGGCATGCAGCGCGCCGAGCGCGGCGGCGATTATCTATCCTGGGGCGAATACCTCCGTTCGGCTTTTCGGAACTGGAGCAATCCCACAAACGGCGCCGGTTTCCGTATTGTAAGTTCCGCAAGGACAATGGGATGA